One part of the Humulus lupulus chromosome 9, drHumLupu1.1, whole genome shotgun sequence genome encodes these proteins:
- the LOC133800572 gene encoding ubiquitin-fold modifier-conjugating enzyme 1 produces the protein MEGWDPNTKSTLTQIPLLTTKAGPRDGAAWTQRLKEEYKALIAYTQMNKSNDNDWFRISAANPEGTRWTGKCWYVHSLLKYEFDLQFDIPVTYPTTAPELELPQIDGKTQKMYRGGKICLTVHFKPLWAKNCPRFGIAHALCLGLAPWLAAEIPILVDSGMIKHKDDATTSAES, from the exons ATGGAAGGCTGGGATCCGAATACGAAGTCAACACTGACCCAAATCCCTTTGCTGACGACGAAGGCCGGACCGAGGGACGGGGCTGCCTGGACGCAGAGGCTGAAGGAGGAGTACAAGGCATTGATTGCCTACACCCAGATGAACAAGTCCAACGACAATGATTGGTTCCGCATCTCGGCGGCCAATCCCGAGGGAACACGCTGGACCGGCAAGTGCTGGTATGTCCACAGTCTTCTCAAGTATGAGTTCGATCTCCAGTTCGATATTCCTGTAACCTACCCAACTACTGCACCTGAGCTCGAGCTCCCTCAAATTGACGGGAAAACCCAGAAG ATGTATAGAGGGGGTAAGATCTGCTTGACCGTACATTTCAAGCCTCTATGGGCCAAGAACTG TCCCAGATTTGGTATAGCACATGCACTCTGCTTGGGTCTTGCCCCATGGCTGGCAGCTGAGATTCCCATTCTTGTGGATTCTGGTATGATTAAGCACAAGGATGATGCAACAACATCTGCAGAATCTTAG